Proteins encoded by one window of Massilia sp. NR 4-1:
- a CDS encoding enoyl-CoA hydratase/isomerase family protein, which translates to MLKLIAEHNEEAQGLDAIRQLPGVMLVDCQAEDAGALQDAALLARLEDALQRIEADAACRLIVFHGLGLARGTAAGLPELRLYGKREQLLQRFRELAPPSVALVDGVCSGIHFEIALGADACLASERSSFAVPELAQGHLPGMGVFRLARQIGLRQARRLLLLNGVVDAYTALAQGLADTVCPAASFAQQVAAIAAHTASNSMVATQLGRRLLEESYASAYEDSVGHFLAAQHRCYARLPGAAQ; encoded by the coding sequence ATGCTGAAACTGATAGCTGAGCATAATGAAGAAGCCCAGGGGCTGGACGCGATCCGCCAACTGCCGGGCGTAATGCTGGTCGACTGCCAGGCCGAGGATGCCGGTGCGCTGCAGGACGCGGCGTTGCTGGCGCGGCTGGAAGATGCCCTGCAGCGCATCGAGGCCGATGCCGCTTGCCGCCTGATCGTCTTCCATGGTCTGGGACTGGCGCGTGGCACCGCCGCCGGCCTACCGGAGTTGCGCCTGTACGGCAAGCGTGAGCAGCTGCTGCAGCGCTTCCGCGAACTGGCGCCGCCCAGCGTGGCCCTGGTGGATGGCGTGTGCAGCGGCATCCATTTCGAGATCGCGCTGGGGGCCGATGCCTGCCTGGCCAGCGAAAGGAGCAGCTTCGCCGTGCCTGAGCTGGCGCAGGGTCATCTGCCCGGCATGGGCGTGTTCCGCCTGGCGCGCCAGATCGGATTGCGCCAGGCGCGCCGCCTGCTGTTGCTGAACGGCGTTGTGGATGCCTATACCGCCCTGGCCCAGGGTCTGGCTGATACCGTCTGTCCTGCCGCCAGCTTTGCACAGCAGGTGGCGGCCATCGCGGCGCATACGGCGTCCAACAGCATGGTTGCCACGCAGCTTGGCCGCCGCCTGCTGGAGGAGTCCTATGCCAGCGCGTATGAGGACAGCGTGGGCCACTTCCTGGCGGCCCAGCACCGCTGCTACGCCAGGCTGCCCGGCGCGGCCCAGTAA
- a CDS encoding enoyl-CoA hydratase-related protein: MSADLLLTLPAAAGYEHICMLQLNRPARANAYNTALLEALLAALRQLKERPEVRALLICGAGERAFCAGADRHELKARRFQDGIDLLSRTVFDQLAALPLPTVACINGAAMGGGLELALACDARICSPHAVFALPELSLDLTPAAGGMRRLPALVGLGRAKEMILFQRRLDALEACNWGLVAHQGADYRSQALAWAARAAALDPLALRLAKQLLDVEAVPMQREFEAFTQALLYERNFQRVNT, translated from the coding sequence ATGAGCGCGGACCTGCTGCTGACCTTGCCCGCCGCGGCCGGCTACGAGCATATCTGCATGCTCCAGCTCAATCGTCCCGCCCGCGCCAATGCCTACAACACGGCCTTGCTGGAAGCCTTGCTCGCTGCGCTGCGGCAGCTCAAGGAGCGGCCCGAGGTGCGCGCCTTGCTGATCTGCGGTGCGGGCGAGCGTGCCTTCTGCGCCGGCGCCGACCGCCACGAGCTCAAGGCGCGGCGCTTTCAGGATGGCATCGATCTGCTCAGCCGCACCGTCTTCGACCAATTGGCGGCGCTGCCGCTGCCCACCGTGGCTTGCATCAACGGCGCCGCCATGGGCGGCGGGCTGGAGCTGGCGCTGGCCTGCGATGCGCGCATCTGCAGCCCGCATGCCGTCTTTGCGTTGCCGGAGCTGAGCCTGGACCTGACGCCGGCGGCCGGCGGCATGCGCCGTCTGCCTGCCCTGGTGGGACTGGGACGGGCCAAGGAAATGATCCTGTTCCAGCGCCGCCTCGATGCGCTGGAAGCCTGCAATTGGGGACTGGTGGCGCATCAAGGCGCCGATTATCGAAGCCAGGCGCTGGCGTGGGCGGCACGGGCGGCCGCACTCGATCCGCTGGCGCTGCGCTTGGCCAAGCAGCTGCTCGATGTGGAAGCGGTTCCCATGCAGCGCGAATTTGAAGCTTTTACACAAGCGCTTTTATATGAACGAAACTTTCAAAGGGTGAATACATGA
- a CDS encoding CoA ester lyase, which translates to MDIAYLNTSILKFNPQAADPSFGSDVVILDLEDAVHARDKEAARAMLAQLELGPLLARGLRFGLRINSLMSLAGLQDLAALDAFLRRQPDSLLFVQLPKVESDFEIRLCRTVLREGGQALRVVPIIETPGGVEQLEAIAALSDAMMFGRVDMGASLYRSNAAYLAYARGRFCAACAQRGIAAIDTANFGSGADIMNLAAFEQDCLDGRAEGFTARAVVHPNQVAVVKRIFALPEDELQACLGTISAYAEAHTGFSVVDGRVIAPPFVARARKMLNLYQYSQGDAACTLN; encoded by the coding sequence ATGGACATCGCTTATCTCAACACCTCTATATTGAAGTTCAACCCGCAGGCCGCCGATCCCAGCTTCGGCAGCGATGTGGTGATCCTGGATCTGGAAGATGCGGTGCATGCACGCGACAAGGAAGCGGCGCGCGCCATGCTGGCGCAGCTGGAACTGGGACCGCTGCTGGCGCGCGGCCTGCGCTTCGGCCTGCGCATCAACAGCCTGATGTCGCTGGCCGGCCTGCAGGACCTGGCGGCACTGGACGCCTTCCTGCGCCGCCAGCCGGACAGCCTGCTTTTCGTGCAGCTGCCGAAGGTGGAGTCGGATTTTGAAATCCGGCTATGCCGCACGGTGCTGCGCGAAGGCGGGCAGGCGCTGCGCGTCGTGCCCATTATCGAAACGCCCGGCGGCGTGGAGCAGCTGGAGGCGATCGCCGCCCTCAGCGACGCCATGATGTTCGGCCGCGTCGATATGGGCGCATCGCTTTACCGCAGCAATGCCGCCTACCTGGCGTATGCGCGCGGGCGCTTCTGCGCCGCCTGCGCCCAGCGCGGCATCGCTGCCATCGACACGGCCAATTTCGGCAGCGGCGCCGACATCATGAACTTGGCGGCCTTCGAGCAGGATTGCCTGGACGGCCGGGCCGAAGGCTTTACCGCGCGCGCCGTGGTGCATCCCAACCAGGTGGCCGTGGTCAAGCGCATCTTCGCCTTGCCGGAGGATGAACTGCAAGCCTGCCTCGGCACCATCAGCGCCTATGCCGAGGCGCATACCGGCTTTTCCGTCGTCGACGGCCGCGTCATTGCGCCGCCCTTTGTGGCGCGTGCGCGCAAGATGCTGAACCTGTACCAATATTCCCAAGGAGATGCCGCATGCACGCTGAACTGA
- the dpgA gene encoding 3,5-dihydroxyphenylacetyl-CoA synthase DpgA — protein MNTGSTHAAGPRLLSVATENPGKRYQQDEVVALFGVTDRKITKLFSSTHIASRYLSLGEPDENGLLAAESGLDLNRKHREQAVASGQAAIARALESAGLQASDIDYIACVTSTGFLCPGLSAHLIKAAGLRPDVHRLDVVGMGCNAGLNGMQPLVNFCRLHPGSRALLVCAEICSASYVFDMSMRTAVVNSLFGDGVAAAVFGYQEEPGERAAPEILGFTSHMMREHIDAMRFDYEEGKYSFYLDRDIPYVIGDNAERPIKALLNKFGLKLHDIKHWIVHSGGRKVIDAVKFNLGLSSHAVRHTEGVLKDLGNLSSGSFLFSHQRLIEEDVAQRGDYAVMMTMGPGATIECCLARF, from the coding sequence ATGAACACTGGAAGCACGCACGCGGCGGGGCCTCGCTTGTTGAGTGTCGCCACCGAGAATCCCGGCAAACGCTATCAGCAGGATGAAGTGGTGGCCTTGTTCGGGGTGACGGACCGGAAGATTACCAAGCTCTTCAGCAGCACGCACATCGCCTCGCGCTATCTGAGCCTGGGAGAGCCGGACGAGAACGGCCTGCTGGCCGCGGAGAGCGGCCTGGACCTGAACCGCAAGCACCGCGAGCAAGCCGTCGCGTCCGGCCAGGCCGCCATTGCGCGCGCGCTGGAGAGCGCCGGCCTGCAGGCCAGCGACATCGACTATATCGCCTGCGTCACCTCGACCGGCTTTCTCTGTCCCGGCCTGTCGGCCCACCTGATCAAGGCGGCCGGCCTGCGGCCCGACGTGCACCGCCTTGACGTGGTGGGCATGGGCTGCAACGCCGGCTTGAACGGCATGCAGCCCCTGGTCAACTTCTGCCGCCTGCATCCGGGCAGCCGCGCCTTGCTGGTATGTGCCGAAATCTGCTCCGCCTCCTATGTGTTCGACATGAGCATGCGCACGGCGGTGGTCAATTCGCTATTCGGCGATGGCGTGGCGGCGGCGGTCTTCGGCTATCAGGAAGAACCGGGCGAGCGCGCCGCGCCGGAAATCCTCGGCTTCACTTCGCACATGATGCGCGAGCATATCGACGCCATGCGCTTCGACTACGAAGAGGGCAAGTACTCCTTCTATCTCGACCGCGACATTCCCTATGTGATCGGGGACAACGCCGAGCGGCCGATCAAGGCCTTGCTGAACAAGTTCGGCCTCAAGCTGCACGATATCAAGCACTGGATCGTGCATTCGGGCGGGCGCAAGGTGATCGATGCGGTCAAGTTCAACCTGGGCCTGTCCTCGCACGCCGTGCGGCATACCGAAGGCGTACTGAAAGACCTGGGCAATCTCTCTTCCGGCTCCTTCCTGTTTTCCCACCAGCGCCTGATCGAAGAGGACGTGGCCCAGCGAGGCGACTACGCCGTGATGATGACGATGGGGCCGGGCGCCACCATCGAATGCTGCCTGGCCCGTTTCTAA
- a CDS encoding MaoC family dehydratase: protein MKEVAPNVFRASYGRYFEDFEIGHVYQHRPGRSITEADNIWFSLLTMNTHPLHFDNEYGKATEFGRTIIASGFTVSVLGGMSVSDISQKAIANLGWTDIRMPAPLFAGDTLYGETEVLSKRESQSRPHAGVVEVKTIGKNQHGVVVCEYRRTVLVPKRGHAVDDKMDY, encoded by the coding sequence ATGAAAGAAGTCGCCCCCAATGTCTTCCGCGCCAGCTATGGCCGTTATTTCGAGGACTTCGAGATCGGCCATGTGTACCAGCACCGTCCCGGCCGCTCGATCACCGAGGCCGACAATATCTGGTTCAGCCTGCTGACCATGAATACCCATCCACTGCACTTCGATAATGAGTACGGCAAGGCGACCGAATTCGGCCGCACCATCATTGCCAGCGGCTTCACGGTCTCGGTGCTGGGCGGCATGAGCGTCAGCGATATCAGCCAGAAGGCCATCGCCAATCTGGGCTGGACCGATATCCGCATGCCGGCTCCGCTGTTCGCGGGCGATACCTTGTATGGCGAAACGGAAGTGCTGTCCAAGCGCGAATCGCAGTCGCGGCCGCATGCCGGTGTGGTCGAGGTCAAGACCATCGGCAAGAACCAGCATGGCGTAGTGGTCTGCGAATACCGGCGCACCGTGCTGGTGCCCAAGCGCGGCCACGCCGTCGACGACAAGATGGATT
- a CDS encoding ornithine cyclodeaminase family protein produces MHAELKRAEALACLDYATLAAAGDIAGLAHTMRSAYAAGLDGVTVPLRSSIQREEPFFAFDTMPAHSERHGLFVAKLGAVIPQSDPALKSVHALVAAFCARSGRPLAILDGDAVTHLKCAAVAAFVTDMCARPDASVLGLIGSGTQALVQLRAVAAVRPLRRVKVYSRNPHRVAAFVRKHQPQFPQIELQACASAQEAADDADIVSTATTASLPLLGSADLRRPGLHINCFGNHTPQSREIPAEVLARGSIVIVEDMQTALEEAGPLHHGAYTLERLAAQDPAWLQPQRTVFSSTGHAFLDLLAVAHLIEKLGLDHRNIPSYGAEQQ; encoded by the coding sequence ATGCACGCTGAACTGAAGCGCGCCGAAGCCCTGGCTTGCCTGGACTACGCCACCCTGGCCGCCGCCGGCGATATTGCCGGCCTCGCGCATACCATGCGCAGCGCCTATGCCGCCGGCCTGGATGGCGTCACCGTTCCGCTGCGCAGCAGCATCCAGCGCGAGGAACCCTTCTTCGCCTTCGACACGATGCCGGCCCATAGCGAGCGGCATGGCTTGTTCGTGGCCAAGCTGGGCGCCGTGATCCCGCAAAGCGATCCAGCGCTGAAAAGCGTGCATGCGCTGGTGGCCGCCTTTTGCGCCCGCAGCGGCCGGCCGCTCGCCATCCTGGACGGCGACGCCGTCACCCATCTGAAGTGCGCGGCCGTGGCGGCCTTCGTCACCGATATGTGCGCGCGGCCCGATGCCAGCGTGCTGGGACTGATCGGCAGCGGCACGCAAGCCCTGGTGCAGCTGCGTGCCGTGGCGGCGGTGCGCCCGCTGCGGCGGGTCAAGGTCTATTCGCGCAATCCGCATCGGGTGGCGGCCTTCGTGCGCAAGCATCAGCCGCAGTTCCCGCAGATTGAATTGCAAGCCTGCGCCAGCGCGCAGGAAGCGGCGGACGACGCGGACATCGTCAGCACCGCCACCACGGCCAGCCTGCCCCTGTTGGGTAGCGCCGACCTGCGGCGTCCCGGCCTGCACATCAACTGCTTCGGCAACCATACGCCGCAGTCGCGCGAGATTCCAGCCGAGGTGCTGGCGCGCGGCTCCATCGTCATCGTCGAGGACATGCAGACCGCGCTGGAAGAGGCGGGACCGCTGCACCACGGCGCCTACACGCTGGAGCGCCTGGCCGCGCAGGACCCTGCCTGGCTGCAGCCGCAAAGAACCGTGTTTTCTTCCACCGGCCATGCCTTCCTCGACCTGCTGGCAGTCGCGCATCTGATCGAGAAGCTGGGCCTGGACCACCGCAATATCCCATCCTATGGAGCCGAACAGCAATGA
- a CDS encoding SDR family NAD(P)-dependent oxidoreductase yields the protein MSGRLAGKKAIVTGASNGIGLAIARAFVREGADLLVTAYRHVEGAQQLAAEAAQQGRRVEWLQLACQDEDAVERLFAAADSTLGAADILVNNVGVVIKTSFLEHSREDYERSFQVNSRFPFFATQRFARTNIQRQAGGSVINIASVSAFKAISRLSSYQCSKAALAMLGKSAALELAPHGIRVNTLSPGLTATNGNAHQWRDQPALWRERSKELPLGRTGMPEDMAGAAVFLASEESSWMTGGHIVIDGGDSVI from the coding sequence ATGAGCGGCCGGCTGGCGGGCAAGAAGGCCATCGTCACCGGCGCTTCGAACGGCATCGGATTGGCCATCGCGCGCGCCTTTGTGCGCGAGGGCGCCGACCTGCTGGTGACAGCCTACCGGCATGTCGAGGGCGCGCAGCAACTGGCTGCGGAGGCGGCACAGCAAGGCCGGCGCGTGGAGTGGCTGCAACTGGCCTGCCAGGACGAGGATGCGGTCGAACGCCTGTTCGCGGCGGCCGATTCCACGCTGGGGGCGGCCGACATCCTGGTCAACAATGTGGGCGTCGTCATCAAGACTTCCTTCCTTGAGCATTCGCGCGAGGATTATGAGCGCTCCTTCCAGGTCAACAGCCGCTTTCCCTTCTTTGCCACGCAGCGCTTCGCGCGTACCAATATCCAGCGCCAGGCCGGCGGCAGCGTGATCAACATCGCCTCGGTCAGCGCCTTCAAGGCGATCAGCCGTCTCAGCTCCTACCAGTGCAGCAAGGCCGCGCTGGCGATGCTGGGCAAGAGCGCCGCGCTGGAGCTGGCGCCGCATGGCATCCGCGTCAACACCCTGTCGCCGGGGCTGACCGCGACCAACGGCAATGCCCACCAATGGCGCGACCAGCCGGCGCTGTGGCGCGAACGTTCCAAGGAGCTGCCGCTGGGCCGCACCGGCATGCCGGAAGACATGGCCGGGGCGGCCGTTTTCCTCGCCTCGGAGGAATCGTCGTGGATGACGGGCGGCCACATCGTCATCGACGGCGGCGATAGCGTCATCTGA
- a CDS encoding aminotransferase class I/II-fold pyridoxal phosphate-dependent enzyme, translating to MKTRNLFRNNEKMVSIGNTFWDEAERHGLAGIVGELRNNRLHTPDGHSFTNFSCCSYLDLDQHPKIIEGAVDALRRFGVLDHCITRARVQIPALMELEASLSELFRSQIVTAISASVATSGVLPLIASGHLSGGRKPVMVFDKNCHVSMLHTKPICADETQVETCPHHDLQYIEDACKKYGTVSYVCDGADSLGGYAPVRELTALQQKYDLHIYYDDSHSLSAYGERGVGYVRSHLPELDDRTIVVATLNKAFGASGAAIMLGQRSQQELRIIDRYAGAIGYSQPMNTAAVGACLASADIHRTPELGQLQQKLAANIALFDQLLPTPQAGSSFPIRLVSVADADVVQRAIELYQAGYYVSPVFFPVVARGTAGLRVMMRAGQTEEEIRDLARIINRLPAAAPLAA from the coding sequence ATGAAGACGCGCAATCTGTTCCGCAACAACGAGAAAATGGTCAGCATCGGCAACACCTTCTGGGACGAGGCCGAGCGCCACGGCCTGGCCGGCATCGTCGGCGAGCTGCGCAACAACCGCCTGCACACGCCGGATGGCCACAGCTTCACCAATTTCAGCTGCTGCTCCTATCTCGATCTTGACCAGCACCCCAAAATCATCGAAGGCGCGGTCGATGCCCTGCGCCGCTTTGGCGTGCTGGATCACTGCATCACGCGCGCGCGGGTGCAGATTCCGGCCCTGATGGAGCTGGAAGCGTCGCTGTCCGAGCTGTTCCGCTCGCAGATCGTCACCGCCATTTCCGCCAGCGTGGCCACGTCGGGCGTGCTGCCCCTGATCGCTTCGGGCCACCTGAGCGGCGGGCGCAAGCCGGTCATGGTGTTCGACAAGAACTGCCACGTCTCCATGCTGCACACCAAGCCGATCTGCGCCGACGAAACCCAGGTGGAAACCTGTCCCCACCACGACCTGCAATATATCGAGGACGCCTGCAAGAAATACGGCACGGTGTCCTATGTCTGCGACGGTGCAGATAGCCTGGGGGGCTATGCGCCGGTGCGGGAACTGACCGCGCTGCAGCAGAAATACGATCTGCATATTTACTACGACGACAGCCATTCGCTGTCGGCCTATGGCGAGCGCGGTGTGGGCTATGTGCGCTCCCACCTGCCGGAACTGGACGACCGCACCATCGTCGTCGCCACGCTGAATAAGGCTTTCGGCGCCAGCGGCGCGGCCATCATGCTGGGCCAGCGCAGCCAGCAGGAGTTGCGCATCATCGACCGCTATGCGGGCGCCATCGGCTATTCCCAGCCGATGAACACCGCCGCCGTCGGCGCCTGCCTGGCCTCGGCCGACATCCACCGCACGCCGGAACTGGGCCAGTTGCAGCAGAAACTGGCCGCCAATATCGCCCTGTTCGACCAGCTGCTGCCCACCCCGCAAGCCGGCTCCAGCTTCCCCATCCGCCTGGTCAGCGTGGCCGACGCCGACGTGGTGCAGCGCGCCATCGAGCTGTACCAGGCCGGCTACTACGTGTCGCCGGTCTTCTTCCCGGTGGTGGCGCGCGGCACGGCCGGCCTGCGCGTGATGATGCGCGCCGGGCAGACGGAGGAGGAAATCCGCGATCTGGCCCGCATCATCAACCGTCTGCCCGCCGCCGCGCCGCTGGCGGCTTGA
- a CDS encoding TauD/TfdA family dioxygenase, with protein MDSEIKDNLAWSAAQLSTDPAWVHTLTAGELAELNNALVRAMASGRPLEQLRTRDFPLHELAITLQGLAAELEEGRGVVRIDGLPVERYRESELRCLFWGLGQYLGSCVSQSDAGELIMNIKDAGGDPDDLEVRGVHSRGALQYHTDLCDVVGMLSVHAAAEGGESLLLNSLAVHDEIRRTRPDLLEVLYRPFCYAKPKWDAPGERLLEMRPIFAVHEGRFVSTYLRDFIDWAQEDERVPRLQPIQTEALDYLDTLCNDARFSYSFMLEPGQILFFNSFVTYHSRRAFRNHADPERHRNLLRLWLSMTNSRALPESYRSSYGEVAAGALRGGIHPGAGSGQRVTLPWMQEAPV; from the coding sequence ATGGATAGCGAAATCAAAGACAATCTGGCCTGGAGCGCGGCCCAGCTCAGCACCGATCCGGCCTGGGTGCATACGCTGACGGCGGGGGAACTGGCCGAACTGAATAACGCCCTGGTGCGGGCGATGGCCAGCGGCCGGCCGCTGGAGCAGCTGCGCACGCGCGACTTTCCGCTGCACGAGCTGGCGATTACCCTGCAAGGCCTGGCGGCCGAGCTGGAAGAGGGACGCGGCGTGGTGCGCATCGACGGCCTGCCGGTGGAGCGCTACCGCGAGTCCGAGCTGCGCTGCCTGTTCTGGGGCCTGGGCCAATACCTGGGCAGCTGCGTCTCGCAGTCGGATGCCGGTGAGCTGATCATGAACATCAAGGACGCGGGAGGCGATCCGGACGACCTGGAAGTGCGCGGCGTGCATAGCCGCGGCGCCTTGCAGTACCACACCGATCTGTGCGACGTGGTCGGCATGCTGTCCGTGCATGCCGCCGCCGAGGGCGGCGAGTCGCTGCTGCTGAACAGCCTCGCGGTGCACGATGAAATCCGCCGCACCCGGCCCGACCTGCTGGAAGTGCTGTACCGCCCCTTCTGCTACGCCAAACCGAAATGGGACGCCCCGGGCGAGCGCCTGCTGGAAATGCGCCCCATCTTCGCCGTGCACGAAGGCCGTTTCGTCAGCACCTATCTGCGCGACTTCATCGATTGGGCGCAGGAGGACGAGCGCGTGCCGCGCCTGCAGCCGATCCAGACCGAAGCCCTGGATTATCTGGACACGCTGTGCAACGACGCGCGCTTCAGTTACTCCTTCATGCTGGAGCCGGGGCAGATACTGTTCTTCAATTCCTTCGTCACCTACCACTCGCGGCGCGCCTTCCGCAACCACGCCGATCCGGAGCGCCACCGCAATCTGCTGCGGCTCTGGCTATCGATGACGAACAGCCGCGCGCTGCCGGAAAGCTACCGTTCCAGCTATGGCGAGGTGGCGGCGGGTGCGCTGCGCGGCGGCATCCATCCCGGCGCCGGCTCCGGCCAGCGCGTCACGCTGCCCTGGATGCAGGAGGCGCCGGTATGA